A window of the Streptomyces sp. NBC_00454 genome harbors these coding sequences:
- a CDS encoding EF-hand domain-containing protein: MADIESARATFGKFDADGDGFVTADEYSAAMKAMGDAYVTGAVADAVIAAKDTNGDGLLSFDEFWASLNK, translated from the coding sequence GTGGCGGACATCGAGAGCGCACGGGCGACGTTCGGCAAGTTCGACGCGGACGGCGACGGCTTCGTCACGGCCGACGAGTACAGCGCTGCCATGAAGGCGATGGGTGACGCGTACGTCACCGGCGCGGTCGCGGACGCCGTGATCGCCGCCAAGGACACCAACGGCGACGGCCTGCTGAGCTTCGACGAGTTCTGGGCCTCCCTGAACAAGTAA
- a CDS encoding ATP-binding protein has translation MAGLEGVEQPRQRSSAPAVRLTAALEDEQGLKLLELYGNPAETQVMLPSRPESAGTARRLTQCVVVRLWGLSPQIAEHTVLLVSELVGNAVRHTGARSFGLRMLRRRGWIRVEVGDPSRGLPCLMPVHEMDATGRGLFLVDKLSDRWGADLLPRGKITWFEMRVADR, from the coding sequence ATGGCGGGTCTGGAGGGTGTGGAACAGCCGCGGCAGCGCAGTAGCGCTCCCGCCGTGCGGCTCACGGCGGCCCTGGAGGACGAACAGGGCCTCAAGCTGCTGGAGTTGTACGGGAACCCGGCCGAGACCCAAGTGATGCTGCCGTCCAGGCCCGAGTCGGCGGGTACGGCCCGCCGGCTCACCCAGTGCGTGGTGGTGCGGCTGTGGGGCCTCTCGCCGCAGATCGCCGAGCACACCGTCTTATTGGTCTCGGAGCTCGTCGGCAATGCCGTCCGGCACACCGGAGCCCGGTCCTTCGGTTTACGCATGCTCAGGCGCCGCGGCTGGATCCGCGTGGAGGTGGGCGATCCCTCGCGCGGGCTGCCCTGTCTGATGCCGGTCCACGAGATGGACGCCACCGGCCGGGGGCTCTTCCTCGTCGACAAGCTCTCGGACCGCTGGGGCGCGGACCTGCTGCCGCGCGGCAAGATCACCTGGTTCGAGATGCGGGTGGCGGACCGCTGA
- a CDS encoding ATP-binding cassette domain-containing protein, which produces MNPSATPLVELAGAGYAYEDGPAVLTGVDFAIPAGRALALLGRNGSGKTTLMRLLSGGLRPGTGALRLDGTQVAYDRAGLTRLRTSVQLVVQDPDDQLFAASVEQDVSFGPMNLGLPPAEVRARVDSALTALDITALRDRPTHLLSYGQRKRAAIAGAVAMAPRVLILDEPTAGLDPDGQERLLAVLSGLQASGTTVVMATHDVDLAVRWADDAAVLTPSGIRVGPADSLLSDPPLLAASGLRTAWSPAVTAFLRARGLLGPGAPGPRTPDALAAWA; this is translated from the coding sequence ATGAACCCATCGGCGACCCCCCTGGTGGAACTGGCCGGCGCGGGCTATGCCTACGAGGACGGCCCGGCCGTCCTGACCGGCGTCGACTTCGCCATCCCGGCGGGCCGGGCGCTGGCCCTGCTGGGCCGCAACGGCAGCGGCAAGACCACGCTGATGCGGCTGCTGAGCGGCGGCCTGCGGCCCGGTACGGGCGCACTGCGGCTCGACGGCACGCAGGTCGCGTACGACCGCGCCGGCCTGACCCGGCTGCGGACCTCCGTCCAACTGGTGGTGCAGGACCCCGACGACCAGCTCTTCGCGGCCTCCGTCGAACAGGACGTGTCCTTCGGCCCGATGAACCTGGGCCTGCCGCCGGCCGAGGTCCGCGCCCGGGTGGACTCGGCGCTCACCGCACTGGACATCACCGCGCTCCGGGACCGCCCCACCCACCTCCTGTCCTACGGCCAGCGCAAGCGCGCGGCGATCGCGGGTGCGGTGGCGATGGCTCCGCGCGTGCTGATCCTGGACGAGCCGACGGCCGGGCTCGACCCGGACGGCCAGGAACGGCTCCTGGCCGTCCTGTCGGGACTCCAGGCCTCCGGCACCACGGTGGTCATGGCCACCCACGACGTGGACCTGGCGGTCCGCTGGGCCGACGACGCGGCGGTCCTGACCCCGTCCGGCATCCGCGTGGGCCCGGCGGATTCCCTCCTCTCGGACCCGCCCCTCCTCGCAGCGTCGGGCCTGCGCACGGCGTGGTCCCCGGCGGTGACGGCCTTCCTGCGGGCGCGGGGCCTGCTCGGCCCCGGTGCCCCCGGCCCGAGAACCCCGGACGCGCTGGCCGCCTGGGCGTAG
- a CDS encoding flavodoxin family protein, whose protein sequence is MDYSDLTAVYVNCTLKRSPEPSNTEGLIARSRAVMEAAGARTSLIRAVDHDIATGVWPDMTEHGWEEDQWPVLYSQIMDADILVLCGPIWLGDNSSVMKQVIERLYACSSILNEQGQYAYYGRVGGALITGNEDGVKHCAMNILYSLQHLGYAIPPQADAGWIGEAGPGPSYLDPGSGGPENDFTNRNTAFMSWNLMHLAALLKRNGGIPAHGNQRSQWDAGCRFDFPNPEHR, encoded by the coding sequence GTGGACTACTCCGACCTCACCGCCGTGTACGTGAACTGCACGCTCAAGCGGTCACCCGAGCCCAGTAACACCGAGGGCCTGATCGCCAGGAGCCGCGCCGTGATGGAGGCGGCCGGCGCCCGCACCTCGCTCATCCGGGCCGTCGACCACGACATCGCCACGGGCGTCTGGCCGGACATGACCGAGCACGGCTGGGAGGAGGACCAGTGGCCGGTGCTCTACAGCCAGATCATGGACGCCGACATCCTCGTGCTGTGCGGCCCGATCTGGCTCGGGGACAACAGCTCGGTGATGAAGCAGGTCATCGAGCGGCTCTACGCCTGCTCCTCGATCCTGAACGAACAGGGCCAGTACGCCTACTACGGGCGCGTCGGCGGGGCACTGATCACCGGCAACGAGGACGGCGTCAAACACTGCGCCATGAACATCCTCTACAGCCTCCAGCACCTCGGCTACGCGATCCCGCCGCAGGCCGACGCCGGATGGATCGGGGAGGCCGGGCCCGGACCCTCGTACCTGGACCCCGGCTCCGGCGGCCCGGAAAACGACTTCACCAACCGGAACACGGCCTTCATGAGCTGGAACCTCATGCACCTGGCGGCCCTGCTCAAGCGCAACGGCGGGATCCCCGCCCACGGCAACCAGCGATCGCAGTGGGACGCCGGCTGCCGCTTCGACTTCCCCAACCCCGAGCACCGCTGA
- a CDS encoding polysaccharide deacetylase family protein has protein sequence MLCYPDRRSALLAGAAVAAGALTAACGTGSRPVTPPPPAKAAPDKPAPDKQAPAKAAPAPRRFAGQPVEIGHGPRGRPEVALTFHGNGDPAIAKAVLAEAERAGARVTVLAIGAWLDTHPEMARRVLDGGHELGNHTQRHLAINTMPEAEAYAEITGCGDRLKRLTGSIGTWFRPSQTQYATPLVRKLAQRAGYPHVLSYDVDSLDFTSPGAAAVIRTVIGTIQGGSVVSLHFGYADTVDAMPPLLEELARRKLRAVTTTELLTP, from the coding sequence GTGCTCTGCTACCCGGACCGCCGATCCGCTCTCCTCGCCGGCGCGGCGGTCGCCGCCGGTGCCCTCACCGCCGCCTGCGGCACGGGCAGCCGTCCGGTGACACCGCCGCCCCCCGCCAAGGCAGCCCCGGACAAACCGGCCCCGGACAAACAGGCCCCCGCCAAGGCGGCCCCCGCTCCCCGCCGGTTCGCCGGACAGCCCGTGGAGATCGGACACGGTCCCCGCGGCCGCCCGGAGGTCGCGCTGACCTTCCACGGCAACGGCGACCCCGCCATCGCCAAGGCGGTGCTCGCCGAGGCGGAGCGCGCGGGAGCGCGGGTCACCGTACTGGCCATCGGCGCCTGGCTCGACACCCACCCGGAGATGGCCCGCCGGGTCCTCGACGGCGGCCACGAGCTCGGCAACCACACCCAGCGCCACCTCGCGATCAACACCATGCCCGAGGCGGAGGCGTACGCCGAGATCACCGGCTGCGGCGACCGGCTCAAGCGGCTCACCGGGTCCATCGGCACCTGGTTCCGGCCGTCGCAGACCCAGTACGCCACCCCGCTGGTGCGCAAGCTGGCCCAGCGGGCGGGCTACCCGCACGTCCTCTCGTACGACGTCGACTCCCTCGACTTCACCTCGCCCGGTGCCGCGGCCGTCATCCGCACCGTCATCGGCACGATCCAAGGCGGATCGGTGGTGAGCCTGCACTTCGGCTACGCGGACACGGTCGACGCGATGCCACCCCTCCTCGAAGAACTCGCGCGCCGCAAACTGCGCGCGGTGACCACCACGGAGCTGCTGACCCCATGA
- a CDS encoding tRNA-dependent cyclodipeptide synthase, whose protein sequence is MTIHVDASFEVLPFTRTCRHIWEDGDHVLIGVSPGNSYFSSDRITSLARWATTRFAQVDFVYADLHVDRMFAAFGYTEEHAGKRAAKEIKAVRRRILKGVEESGNPGAEIRVRALSEFLSNPVYQLLHRRVLHFLETDDEFRKGCEEMALHFAGSKLPEGESITDSQLQVCFDYMAAELPFFIDTPSILDVPSSVAAYHVKMPLTDVLFARGGGLRATRNQAYAVVRPDTEEMVQKDPNQPNPTSRRDRR, encoded by the coding sequence ATGACGATCCATGTCGACGCATCATTCGAAGTTCTGCCCTTCACCCGCACCTGCCGCCATATCTGGGAAGACGGCGACCATGTGCTCATCGGAGTGAGTCCCGGAAACAGCTACTTCAGCTCCGACCGCATCACCAGCCTTGCCCGGTGGGCCACGACCCGGTTCGCCCAGGTGGACTTCGTCTACGCGGACCTCCACGTGGACCGGATGTTCGCCGCCTTCGGCTACACCGAGGAGCACGCGGGGAAGCGTGCGGCGAAGGAAATAAAGGCGGTCCGCCGGAGGATCCTCAAGGGGGTCGAGGAATCGGGGAACCCCGGCGCGGAGATCCGCGTGCGGGCACTTTCGGAGTTCCTGTCGAATCCCGTCTACCAGCTCCTCCACCGGCGTGTTCTGCATTTTCTGGAGACCGACGACGAGTTCCGCAAGGGCTGCGAGGAAATGGCCTTGCACTTTGCCGGTTCGAAGTTGCCGGAAGGTGAATCCATTACGGACTCGCAGTTGCAGGTCTGTTTCGACTACATGGCAGCAGAGCTGCCCTTCTTCATCGACACTCCCAGCATTCTCGACGTGCCGTCCTCGGTGGCGGCCTACCACGTCAAGATGCCGCTGACGGATGTCCTCTTCGCGCGCGGCGGAGGACTGCGCGCGACCAGGAATCAGGCTTATGCCGTCGTAAGGCCTGATACGGAAGAAATGGTTCAGAAAGACCCGAACCAGCCGAACCCCACCAGCCGAAGGGACCGCCGATGA
- a CDS encoding energy-coupling factor ABC transporter substrate-binding protein encodes MSRNAKINTLLLLLVAALAVLPIALGLGEGKEEPFTGADAQAEAAITELEPGYEPWFSPLYEPPSGEVESALFALQAALGAGVLAYYFGVRKGRRQGLAQAAAGATAGTATPES; translated from the coding sequence ATGAGCAGGAACGCGAAGATCAACACCCTGCTGCTGCTCCTGGTGGCCGCGCTCGCCGTGCTCCCGATCGCGCTCGGCCTCGGCGAGGGCAAGGAGGAGCCCTTCACGGGCGCCGACGCGCAGGCCGAGGCGGCCATCACCGAGCTCGAGCCGGGCTACGAGCCGTGGTTCTCCCCGCTGTACGAACCCCCGTCCGGGGAGGTGGAGTCGGCGCTGTTCGCCCTGCAGGCGGCGCTGGGCGCGGGCGTGCTCGCGTACTACTTCGGCGTCCGCAAGGGCCGCCGCCAGGGCCTCGCCCAGGCCGCCGCCGGTGCCACCGCCGGTACCGCCACCCCGGAGTCGTAG
- the cbiQ gene encoding cobalt ECF transporter T component CbiQ → MLPIDVAAHGSRWRGRHPLEKALLGLGLTVTAVCLPPWPGGPLVAAATLAVLLGPAGVAGRQLWRAFRIPLGFCFTGALPLLFAVGGPQGLVAMAPDGPRHAAELLLRTSAASLGLLLFAFTTPVSDVLPRLVRAGVPAPVVDVALVMYRITFLLLDSLAQVRRAQAARLGHTGRAAVWRSLAGLAATSFVRAFDRAAKLQAGLAGRGYDGALRVLVPEAALSWRFLAATAGLLAALITLTLVLKGLHP, encoded by the coding sequence GTGCTGCCGATCGACGTGGCCGCGCACGGCAGCCGCTGGCGCGGCCGACACCCGCTGGAGAAGGCCCTGCTCGGGCTCGGGCTGACGGTCACCGCCGTCTGCCTGCCGCCCTGGCCCGGCGGTCCGCTGGTGGCCGCCGCCACGCTCGCCGTGCTGCTCGGCCCGGCGGGCGTGGCCGGGCGCCAGCTGTGGCGGGCCTTCCGGATCCCGCTCGGCTTCTGCTTCACGGGGGCGCTGCCCCTGCTGTTCGCCGTGGGCGGCCCGCAGGGCCTGGTCGCCATGGCCCCGGACGGCCCGCGGCACGCCGCCGAGCTGCTCCTGCGCACCTCGGCGGCCTCGCTCGGGCTGCTGCTGTTCGCCTTCACCACCCCGGTCTCCGACGTGCTCCCCCGGCTGGTCCGGGCCGGGGTGCCGGCGCCCGTGGTGGACGTGGCCCTGGTCATGTACCGGATCACCTTCCTGCTCCTGGACTCGCTGGCCCAGGTCCGCCGTGCCCAGGCGGCCCGCCTCGGGCACACCGGACGGGCGGCGGTGTGGCGTTCCCTGGCCGGGCTCGCCGCGACCTCCTTCGTACGGGCCTTCGACCGCGCGGCCAAGCTCCAGGCCGGGCTGGCCGGACGCGGCTACGACGGCGCGCTGCGGGTCCTGGTCCCGGAGGCGGCCCTGTCGTGGCGGTTCCTGGCGGCCACGGCCGGGCTGCTGGCGGCGCTGATCACCCTGACCCTCGTACTGAAGGGGCTCCACCCATGA
- a CDS encoding SsgA family sporulation/cell division regulator: MTGTEHRVLPLQLEASPSPIPMRGVFVYRSDRPYEVSLDFEGAGLHLAHWVFSRELLLDGQVCATGEGDIQVWPRWQGTEPRVYLAFSNGSQGCVVSARSKDLRELCRRMTLMVPRGQEHRHYDLDAELDALLPR; the protein is encoded by the coding sequence ATGACCGGCACAGAACACCGTGTCCTCCCGCTCCAGCTGGAGGCCTCCCCCTCTCCGATTCCGATGCGGGGCGTCTTCGTGTACCGCTCCGACCGGCCCTACGAGGTCTCCCTCGACTTCGAGGGCGCCGGGCTCCACCTCGCGCACTGGGTGTTCTCGCGGGAGCTGCTCCTCGACGGCCAGGTCTGCGCCACCGGGGAGGGCGACATCCAGGTGTGGCCGCGTTGGCAGGGCACCGAGCCGCGGGTCTACCTCGCCTTCAGCAACGGCAGCCAGGGCTGTGTGGTGTCCGCCCGCTCGAAGGACCTGCGCGAGCTGTGCCGGCGGATGACCTTGATGGTCCCGCGCGGCCAGGAGCACCGCCACTACGACCTCGACGCCGAGCTGGACGCCCTGCTCCCCCGGTGA
- a CDS encoding PadR family transcriptional regulator → MSLPHAILTALLEKPSSGLELTRRFDKSIGYFWSATHQQIYRELGRLEEAGLIRALPSAVPVRGQKKEYEVLPAGSAELARWVGDSQDPKPMRDPLLLRIRAAGVVGPQGLGGELRRHLELHRGQLAEYEAIEAKDFPAGRDAVEDRLRRLVLHGGIALESFWLAWLEEALAEVQDMEEEAGGTA, encoded by the coding sequence ATGTCGCTCCCGCACGCCATCCTCACCGCCCTGCTCGAGAAGCCCTCGTCCGGGCTGGAGCTGACGCGGCGGTTCGACAAGTCGATCGGGTACTTCTGGTCCGCCACGCACCAGCAGATCTACCGGGAGCTCGGCCGGCTGGAGGAGGCCGGGCTGATCCGGGCGTTGCCCAGCGCGGTGCCCGTGCGGGGGCAGAAGAAGGAGTACGAGGTGCTGCCCGCCGGAAGCGCGGAGCTGGCCCGGTGGGTCGGGGACAGCCAGGACCCGAAGCCGATGCGCGACCCCCTGCTGCTGCGGATCCGCGCGGCGGGCGTGGTCGGGCCGCAGGGGCTCGGGGGCGAGCTGCGGCGCCATCTGGAGTTGCACCGGGGGCAGTTGGCGGAGTACGAGGCCATCGAGGCGAAGGACTTCCCCGCGGGCCGGGACGCCGTCGAGGACCGGTTGCGCCGGCTCGTCCTGCACGGCGGGATCGCCCTGGAGAGCTTCTGGCTGGCCTGGCTGGAGGAGGCGCTCGCCGAGGTCCAGGACATGGAGGAAGAGGCGGGGGGCACGGCCTGA
- a CDS encoding cytochrome P450, with protein MTVEQLEGAGQTGEPLLDFPLSRRGDVLPEECGWLREKAPVAKVRTLTGDPAWLVSSYALARQVLEDERFSLRDTANAGVPRQYALTIPPEVVNNMGNINSAGLRDAVMKALSPRQKGLRDRLRAAAGELLDGIVAEGGPADLRAAFADPFSAALHCMVLGVPFEDWRRLMSGLDVAFMTAREPFADSALNWYKDVGYFAERLRVQLALPAEERTGLLGTFAGLKEADPESAHLTDDMFATVAVSLFGAGAVSTSAFLTLAILALLQKPELIGYLREHPERMGAAVEELLRWNLSVGDGLPRIAMADVQVGEVLVREGELVLVLLEGANFDPAAFERPDVLDLERESPAAHLAFGAGRHFCPATALARTHAEIALEVLVERLPGLRLAVPAENLVWRTGFIKRLPERLPVAW; from the coding sequence ATGACCGTCGAGCAGCTTGAGGGCGCCGGGCAGACCGGGGAGCCCCTCCTCGACTTCCCGCTCTCCCGGCGCGGTGACGTGCTCCCCGAGGAGTGCGGCTGGCTGCGCGAGAAGGCTCCGGTCGCGAAGGTCCGTACCCTGACCGGGGATCCGGCCTGGCTGGTGAGCAGCTACGCGCTGGCCAGGCAGGTGCTGGAGGACGAGCGCTTCAGCCTCCGGGACACGGCGAACGCCGGCGTACCGCGCCAGTACGCGCTGACGATCCCGCCCGAGGTCGTCAACAACATGGGCAACATCAACAGTGCCGGACTGCGCGACGCGGTCATGAAGGCGCTCAGCCCGCGCCAGAAGGGGCTGCGGGACCGGCTGCGCGCCGCGGCCGGGGAGCTCCTCGACGGGATCGTGGCCGAGGGGGGTCCCGCCGATCTGCGGGCCGCCTTCGCCGATCCGTTCTCGGCGGCCCTGCACTGCATGGTGCTGGGGGTGCCGTTCGAGGACTGGCGGCGGCTGATGTCGGGGCTGGACGTGGCGTTCATGACGGCGCGCGAGCCCTTCGCCGACTCGGCGCTCAACTGGTACAAGGACGTCGGCTACTTCGCCGAGCGGCTCCGGGTCCAGCTCGCGCTGCCCGCCGAGGAGCGTACGGGGCTCCTCGGCACGTTCGCCGGACTGAAGGAGGCCGATCCGGAGTCGGCGCACCTGACCGACGACATGTTCGCGACGGTCGCCGTCTCCCTCTTCGGCGCGGGCGCGGTCTCCACCTCCGCGTTCCTGACCCTCGCGATCCTCGCGCTGCTGCAGAAGCCCGAGCTCATCGGGTACCTGCGCGAGCATCCGGAGCGCATGGGCGCGGCCGTGGAGGAGCTGCTCCGCTGGAACCTGTCCGTGGGCGACGGCCTGCCGCGCATCGCCATGGCGGACGTCCAGGTCGGCGAGGTACTGGTCCGGGAGGGTGAGCTCGTACTCGTCCTGCTGGAGGGCGCCAACTTCGACCCGGCGGCCTTCGAGCGCCCGGACGTACTGGACCTGGAGCGCGAGAGCCCGGCCGCCCACCTCGCCTTCGGCGCCGGCCGGCACTTCTGTCCGGCGACCGCCCTCGCCCGGACGCACGCCGAGATCGCGCTGGAGGTGCTGGTCGAGCGGCTGCCCGGACTGCGGCTCGCGGTGCCGGCGGAGAACCTGGTGTGGCGCACCGGCTTCATCAAGCGCCTCCCGGAGCGGCTCCCCGTCGCCTGGTGA
- a CDS encoding YncE family protein — MTTTRLPRKATALLAGLVLAALAGCGSADKGPAEALGSKGPAVPAKAVPAVPPGLAGMPPLLDPHDVYAADRPNKLSPVVKDFPSRVYVPNTTSNTVSVIDPVTYKVIDTIPVGVQPQHVVPSWDMKTLWVNNNRGHTLTPINPATGEAGAPVEVHDPYNLYFTPNGKYAIVMASMDKELVFRDPHTMDRVKTVPVSCFGVNHADFSADGRYFIVSCEFSGELLKVDTEKMEVIGQQKLPFEGAMPQDVKVSPDGKTFYVADMMAHGMWVLSGDKFDTPKLLPTGKGCHGLYVSRDSKEMYVSNRGEGSISVFDFTQNKLTKKWELPDGGSPDMGGVSADGKVLWLSGRYNSEVYAIDTVTGKELAKIPVGGGPHGLAVYPQPGRYSLGHTGIFR, encoded by the coding sequence ATGACGACCACCCGCCTTCCCCGCAAGGCCACCGCGCTGCTGGCCGGTCTGGTCCTCGCCGCCCTGGCCGGCTGCGGATCAGCCGACAAGGGCCCCGCCGAGGCCCTCGGCTCGAAGGGGCCGGCCGTACCCGCCAAGGCCGTACCGGCCGTGCCGCCGGGCCTGGCCGGGATGCCGCCGCTCCTCGATCCGCACGACGTGTACGCCGCCGACCGGCCGAACAAGCTCTCCCCGGTGGTCAAGGACTTCCCGTCCCGCGTGTACGTGCCGAACACCACCTCCAACACGGTGTCGGTCATCGACCCGGTGACGTACAAGGTCATCGACACCATCCCGGTCGGCGTCCAGCCGCAGCACGTCGTCCCCTCCTGGGACATGAAGACCCTCTGGGTCAACAACAACCGGGGCCACACGCTCACCCCGATCAACCCGGCCACCGGCGAGGCCGGCGCGCCCGTAGAGGTGCACGACCCGTACAACCTGTACTTCACGCCCAACGGCAAGTACGCGATCGTCATGGCCTCGATGGACAAGGAACTGGTCTTCCGCGACCCGCACACCATGGACCGGGTCAAGACCGTCCCGGTCAGCTGCTTCGGCGTCAACCACGCCGACTTCTCCGCCGACGGCCGCTACTTCATCGTCAGCTGCGAGTTCTCCGGCGAGCTCCTCAAGGTCGACACCGAGAAGATGGAGGTCATCGGCCAGCAGAAGCTGCCCTTCGAAGGCGCGATGCCGCAGGACGTCAAGGTCTCCCCGGACGGAAAGACCTTCTACGTCGCGGACATGATGGCGCACGGCATGTGGGTGCTCAGCGGGGACAAGTTCGATACCCCCAAGCTGCTGCCCACCGGCAAGGGCTGCCACGGGCTGTACGTCAGCCGCGACTCCAAGGAGATGTACGTCTCCAACCGCGGCGAAGGGTCCATCTCCGTCTTCGACTTCACCCAGAACAAGCTGACGAAGAAGTGGGAGCTGCCCGACGGCGGCAGCCCCGACATGGGCGGGGTCTCCGCCGACGGCAAGGTGCTGTGGCTGTCGGGCCGCTACAACTCCGAGGTCTACGCGATCGACACCGTCACCGGCAAGGAGCTCGCCAAGATCCCGGTGGGCGGCGGCCCCCACGGCCTCGCCGTGTACCCGCAGCCCGGCCGCTACTCGCTCGGCCACACCGGCATCTTCCGGTAG
- a CDS encoding energy-coupling factor ABC transporter permease, with product MHIAEGFLPPLHAAAWGAASAPFVVHGVRSLTREVKANPESTLLLGAAGAFTFVLSALKIPSVTGSCSHPTGTGLGAILFRPPIMAVLGTITLLFQALLLAHGGLTTLGANVFSMAIAGPWAGYAVYRLLRGFGLPLMVTVFFGAFFADLVTYCVTSVQLALAFPDPASGFLGALAKFGGIFAVTQVPLAVSEGLLTVLVMRLLMASSKSDLVRLGVAKLTSGRTEKQEAAA from the coding sequence ATGCATATAGCCGAGGGCTTTCTGCCCCCCTTGCACGCGGCCGCCTGGGGCGCCGCGTCCGCTCCCTTCGTCGTCCACGGCGTCCGCTCGCTGACCCGCGAGGTGAAGGCCAACCCGGAGAGCACCCTGCTGCTCGGCGCGGCCGGAGCGTTCACCTTCGTCCTGTCCGCCCTGAAGATCCCCTCGGTCACGGGAAGTTGCTCGCACCCCACCGGAACGGGGCTCGGGGCGATCCTGTTCCGGCCGCCGATCATGGCGGTGCTCGGCACCATCACCCTGCTCTTCCAGGCCCTGCTGCTGGCCCACGGCGGCCTCACCACCCTCGGCGCCAACGTCTTCTCGATGGCCATCGCCGGACCGTGGGCGGGCTACGCCGTCTACCGGCTGCTGCGCGGCTTCGGCCTCCCGCTGATGGTGACCGTCTTCTTCGGTGCCTTCTTCGCGGACCTGGTCACCTACTGCGTGACCAGCGTGCAGCTCGCCCTGGCCTTCCCCGACCCGGCCTCCGGTTTCCTGGGCGCGCTCGCGAAGTTCGGCGGGATCTTCGCCGTCACGCAGGTGCCGCTGGCCGTGAGCGAGGGGCTGCTGACCGTCCTCGTGATGCGGCTGCTGATGGCGTCGAGCAAGTCGGACCTGGTCCGGCTCGGTGTCGCCAAACTGACCTCCGGACGTACCGAGAAGCAGGAGGCGGCAGCCTGA
- a CDS encoding enoyl-CoA hydratase/isomerase family protein → MTISLEVSEGVGTIRLDRPPMNALDIATQDRLRELAVEATDRTDVRTVVLYGGEKVFAAGADIKEMQTMDHAGMVARSRGLQDAFTAVARIPKPVVAAVTGYALGGGCELALCADYRIAGDNAKLGQPEILLGLIPGAGGTQRLSRLIGPSKAKDLIFTGRMVKAEEALALGLVDRVVPAAEVYEQAHAWAAKLAQGPALALRAAKECVDAGLEADIDTGLTIERGWFAGLFATEDRERGMRSFVEEGPGKAKFL, encoded by the coding sequence ATGACCATCTCTCTCGAAGTCTCCGAAGGCGTCGGCACGATCCGCCTGGACCGGCCGCCCATGAACGCCCTGGACATCGCCACCCAGGACCGGCTGCGCGAGCTCGCGGTGGAGGCCACCGACCGGACCGACGTCCGTACGGTCGTCCTCTACGGCGGCGAGAAGGTGTTCGCGGCCGGCGCGGACATCAAGGAGATGCAGACGATGGACCACGCGGGCATGGTCGCCCGGTCCCGCGGTCTGCAGGACGCCTTCACCGCCGTGGCCCGGATCCCCAAGCCCGTGGTCGCGGCCGTCACCGGCTACGCCCTGGGCGGCGGTTGCGAACTGGCGCTGTGCGCCGACTACCGGATCGCGGGCGACAACGCGAAGCTCGGCCAGCCCGAGATCCTCCTCGGCCTGATCCCGGGCGCCGGCGGCACCCAGCGGCTGTCCCGGCTGATCGGCCCCTCCAAGGCCAAGGACCTCATCTTCACGGGCCGCATGGTCAAGGCCGAAGAGGCGCTCGCGCTGGGCCTCGTGGACCGGGTCGTGCCGGCCGCCGAGGTGTACGAGCAGGCGCACGCGTGGGCCGCGAAGCTGGCGCAGGGCCCGGCCCTGGCGCTGCGCGCGGCGAAGGAGTGCGTGGACGCGGGCCTGGAGGCCGACATCGACACCGGGCTGACGATCGAACGGGGCTGGTTCGCGGGCCTGTTCGCCACGGAGGACCGCGAGCGCGGGATGCGCAGCTTCGTGGAAGAGGGGCCCGGCAAGGCCAAGTTCCTCTAG